A stretch of the Thunnus thynnus chromosome 7, fThuThy2.1, whole genome shotgun sequence genome encodes the following:
- the LOC137186674 gene encoding olfactory receptor 52D1-like, whose translation MINSTKISYFSLVAYFDTGVFKYLYFMVIISLYFFIISANVLLIVVICMNRSLHEPMYLFLCSLFVNELFGSTGLFPFLLVQILSDIHTVSASFCFLQIFCLHTYASVEYLNLAIMSYDRYLAICCPLQYNTRMTSKKIGTLIAITWLYSCFLMVVWLSLATPLQLCGNIIDKVFCAAHSVVKLACSNTSGSNIYGLIVSFGTVFVALNVILYTYLHILRVCFSGSKQTRQKAVSTCTPHLASLLNFSVGASFEISQSRFDMSRVPNMIRIFLSLYFLTCPPLFNPVMYGLKMSKIRALSKSLISNVGY comes from the coding sequence ATGATAAACTCCACaaagatttcatatttttcacttGTGGCCTATTTTGACACTGGggttttcaaatatttgtatttcatggtaattatatcattgtatttttttattattagtgcCAATGTTTTGCTCATTGTGGTTATCTGTATGAACAGAAGCTTACATGAACCTATGTACCTTTTTCTGTGCAGCCTGTTTGTAAATGAACTGTTTGGTAGTACAGGGTTGTTTCCATTCCTTCTGGTTCAGATCCTCTCTGACATTCACACTGTTTCTGCTTCCTTTTGCTTCCTGcagattttctgtttgcatACATATGCAAGTGTGGAATATTTAAACTTAGCCATCATGTCTTATGATAGATACCTCGCTATCTGTTGTCCTCTACAATATAACACACGTATGACGTCTAAAAAGATTGGCACACTTATTGCCATAACATGGTTATATTCTTGTTTTCTGATGGTCGTTTGGTTATCTTTGGCTActcctctgcagctgtgtggGAATATCATTGATAAAGTTTTCTGTGCTGCCCACTCTGTTGTCAAGCTGGCGTGCTCTAACACCAGTGGAAGCAATATATATGGACTTATTGTATCTTTTGGAACAGTCTTTGTTGCTTTAAATGTAATTCTGTACACTTACTTGCACATTCttagagtttgtttttctggttctAAACAGACCAGACAGAAAGCCGTCAGTACCTGCACACCTCACCTTGCTTCCCTGCTCAACTTCTCCGTTGGGGCTTCCTTTGAAATATCGCAGAGCAGGTTTGATATGAGCAGAGTACCAAATATGATTagaatatttttatcattatactTTCTTACATGCCCACCGCTGTTCAACCCTGTAATGTATGGCctgaaaatgtctaaaatacGGGCCTTGAGTAAAAGTCTTATATCAAATGTTGGCTATTAA
- the LOC137186675 gene encoding olfactory receptor 4E2-like — MINSTKISYFSLVAYFDTWVFKYLYFMVIISLYFFIISANVLLIVVICMNRSLHEPMYLFLCSLFVNELFGSTGLFPFLLVQILSDIHTVSASFCFLQIFCLHTYASVEYLNLAIMSYDRYLAICCPLQYNTRMTSKKIGTLIAITWLYSCFLMVVWLSLATPLQLCGNIIDKVFCAAHSVVKLACSNTSGSNIYGLIVSFGTVFVALNVILYTYLHILRVCFSGSKQTRQKAVSTCTPHLASLLNFSVGASFEISQSRFDMSRVPNMIRIFLSLYFLTCPPLFNPVMYGLKMSKIRALSKSLISNVGY; from the coding sequence ATGATAAACTCCACaaagatttcatatttttcacttGTGGCCTATTTTGACACTTGggttttcaaatatttgtatttcatggtaattatatcattgtatttttttattattagtgcCAATGTTTTGCTCATTGTGGTTATCTGTATGAACAGAAGCTTACATGAACCTATGTACCTTTTTCTGTGCAGCCTGTTTGTAAATGAACTGTTTGGTAGTACAGGGTTGTTTCCATTCCTTCTGGTTCAGATCCTCTCTGACATTCACACTGTTTCTGCTTCCTTTTGCTTCCTGcagattttctgtttgcatACATATGCAAGTGTGGAATATTTAAACTTAGCCATCATGTCTTATGATAGATACCTCGCTATCTGTTGTCCTCTACAATATAACACACGTATGACGTCTAAAAAGATTGGCACACTTATTGCCATAACATGGTTATATTCTTGTTTTCTGATGGTCGTTTGGTTATCTTTGGCTActcctctgcagctgtgtggGAATATCATTGATAAAGTTTTCTGTGCTGCCCACTCTGTTGTCAAGCTGGCGTGCTCTAACACCAGTGGAAGCAATATATATGGACTTATTGTATCTTTTGGAACAGTCTTTGTTGCTTTAAATGTAATTCTGTACACTTACTTGCACATTCttagagtttgtttttctggttctAAACAGACCAGACAGAAAGCCGTCAGTACCTGCACACCTCACCTTGCTTCCCTGCTCAACTTCTCCGTTGGGGCTTCCTTTGAAATATCGCAGAGCAGGTTTGATATGAGCAGAGTACCAAATATGATTagaatatttttatcattatactTTCTTACATGCCCACCGCTGTTCAACCCTGTAATGTATGGCctgaaaatgtctaaaatacGGGCCTTGAGTAAAAGTCTTATATCAAATGTTGGCTATTAA